One window from the genome of Bacillus weihaiensis encodes:
- the greA gene encoding transcription elongation factor GreA: MAQEKVFPMTKEGKEKLEQELEYLKTVKRKEVVERIKIARSFGDLSENSEYDSAKEEQAFVEGRITTLDNMIRNAKIIEGEADTSTVSLGRTVTFTELPAGDEETYTIVGSAEADPFEGKISNDSPIAKSLIGRKVGDEVTVQTPGGEMLVKIVNIS, from the coding sequence ATGGCACAAGAAAAAGTTTTTCCTATGACAAAAGAAGGTAAAGAAAAGCTAGAGCAAGAGCTTGAATATTTGAAAACGGTTAAGCGTAAAGAAGTTGTCGAACGTATCAAGATCGCTCGTAGCTTCGGTGATCTTTCTGAGAACTCCGAGTATGATTCCGCTAAGGAAGAACAAGCCTTTGTAGAAGGTCGAATTACGACTTTAGATAATATGATTCGAAATGCTAAAATTATTGAAGGTGAAGCTGATACAAGCACTGTTTCGCTTGGTAGAACAGTGACCTTTACTGAACTTCCTGCTGGTGATGAAGAAACGTATACAATCGTAGGTAGCGCAGAAGCAGATCCTTTTGAAGGCAAAATCTCAAATGATTCACCAATTGCGAAAAGTTTGATTGGTCGAAAAGTTGGAGATGAAGTAACTGTACAAACTCCTGGTGGAGAAATGCTCGTGAAAATCGTGAATATTAGCTAA
- a CDS encoding peptidoglycan D,D-transpeptidase FtsI family protein has translation MSHSKRFISIGIIFILIFFLYLYRLADLQLIHTESFTDKGINLVQESVNQRTQEVVIDDGRGRFVDRNGVALKEDAEPSLVLFPFLKDITWSVDSLSSIVGISDKEIRSYLVDAKEPVVLAKKEGVDLTDQELKEINELSIPGVFGVYKQTAVDQDIAKHVLGITGENATQLRSKYPDREDLSYKTKIGITGLEKAFDEFLLPDAETKLLYHVDGDGNPLFGVNVKYIADSNPFYPVTIETTIDTEIQSAAEKILSNQKIEKGGLILLDVETNDVLAMVSKPELDRSDEDTFMNYMLRPLFPGSIFKTVISAAAIEYGLDDATRTFNCNLNLHGENDGGQDDGNLSFERSFAKSCNYTFTTLAKELMEENEHVVEETAEKLGLLGSIGWNGEVFHYTNFEQFPEEVEGKIWGDENDKKVPRAIDQTAIGQKDVKITPLAVANMMSTIARGGQKESVRIVDSILYKNGTTMFTFNENIDNQDTISAYTAAKLQDLLRLVVTDSEGTGRRFQSSSYEVSGKSGTAQTGKMTEENETLYNKWFAGYFPADQPKYALVVVEMDTTSAEAGTNAAFYDIVNELANFDAKNSSN, from the coding sequence ATGAGTCATTCTAAACGCTTTATTTCAATAGGAATTATATTTATCCTCATATTCTTCTTATATCTATACAGACTAGCAGATCTTCAACTAATACACACAGAATCTTTTACAGATAAAGGAATTAACCTAGTCCAAGAAAGTGTAAATCAACGTACACAGGAAGTTGTCATTGATGATGGGAGAGGCCGTTTTGTTGATCGTAACGGAGTAGCATTAAAAGAGGATGCGGAGCCCTCGCTTGTTTTATTTCCTTTCTTAAAGGATATTACGTGGTCTGTCGACTCACTCTCCTCCATTGTAGGAATATCAGATAAAGAAATAAGAAGCTATTTAGTTGATGCGAAGGAGCCTGTTGTATTAGCGAAAAAAGAGGGAGTGGATTTGACTGACCAAGAATTAAAAGAAATTAATGAATTAAGCATACCAGGTGTTTTTGGCGTATATAAGCAAACAGCTGTAGATCAAGACATCGCAAAGCATGTATTAGGTATAACTGGTGAAAATGCAACCCAGTTACGATCAAAATATCCTGATAGAGAGGACTTGTCCTATAAAACAAAAATTGGGATTACAGGGTTAGAAAAGGCATTTGATGAGTTTTTGTTACCTGATGCAGAAACTAAGCTTCTCTATCATGTAGATGGAGATGGAAATCCATTATTTGGAGTGAATGTTAAGTATATTGCTGATTCTAATCCCTTTTATCCAGTTACTATTGAAACAACTATAGATACAGAGATACAATCAGCTGCAGAAAAGATTTTATCTAACCAAAAAATCGAAAAAGGAGGACTCATCTTACTAGATGTTGAAACGAATGATGTGCTTGCTATGGTAAGTAAGCCAGAATTAGATAGATCGGATGAAGATACCTTTATGAACTATATGCTACGTCCTCTTTTTCCAGGTTCTATCTTCAAAACTGTCATCTCAGCTGCAGCGATTGAATATGGATTAGATGATGCGACAAGAACGTTTAATTGTAATCTTAATTTACATGGTGAAAATGATGGTGGGCAAGACGATGGGAACCTTTCATTTGAACGAAGCTTTGCTAAAAGCTGTAACTATACGTTCACTACGTTAGCTAAAGAATTAATGGAAGAGAACGAACATGTGGTAGAAGAAACAGCTGAAAAACTTGGGTTATTAGGATCAATTGGTTGGAATGGAGAAGTATTTCATTACACTAACTTTGAACAATTCCCTGAAGAAGTAGAGGGGAAAATCTGGGGGGATGAAAATGATAAAAAGGTCCCAAGAGCAATTGATCAGACGGCAATTGGACAAAAAGATGTAAAAATAACACCGCTTGCAGTTGCGAATATGATGAGCACAATCGCTAGAGGCGGACAAAAAGAATCGGTTCGTATCGTAGATAGTATATTATATAAAAATGGAACAACGATGTTTACATTTAATGAAAACATCGATAATCAAGATACAATTTCAGCCTACACGGCTGCAAAGCTACAAGATTTGTTACGCTTAGTTGTAACAGATTCAGAAGGAACCGGAAGAAGGTTTCAATCTTCTTCATACGAGGTATCAGGTAAATCAGGGACAGCTCAAACTGGGAAGATGACAGAAGAAAATGAAACATTATATAATAAGTGGTTCGCTGGATACTTTCCTGCCGATCAACCTAAATACGCACTTGTCGTGGTCGAAATGGATACGACAAGTGCAGAAGCTGGGACAAATGCGGCTTTTTATGATATAGTAAATGAACTTGCGAATTTTGACGCTAAAAATAGTTCAAATTGA
- the udk gene encoding uridine kinase codes for MAKKPVVIGVAGGSGSGKTSVTKAIYEHFKGHSILMLEQDYYYKDQKHLPFEERLNTNYDHPLAFDNDLLIDHLHSLLSHKGIDKPVYDYKLHTRSEDVIVVEPKDVIILEGILILEDERLRDLMDIKLYVDTDADLRIIRRLLRDIKERGRSIDSVIEQYLTVVRPMHNQFIEPTKRYADIIIPEGGQNHVAIDLMVTKIQTILELNAIL; via the coding sequence ATGGCAAAAAAACCGGTTGTAATAGGAGTTGCAGGTGGCTCTGGCTCTGGTAAAACAAGTGTGACAAAAGCAATCTATGAGCATTTTAAGGGTCACTCTATCTTAATGCTAGAGCAGGATTATTATTATAAAGATCAAAAGCATCTTCCTTTTGAGGAAAGATTAAATACAAATTATGATCATCCACTGGCATTTGATAATGACTTATTGATAGATCATCTTCATTCATTGCTTTCGCATAAGGGGATTGATAAGCCTGTTTATGACTATAAATTGCATACGAGATCTGAGGATGTTATAGTAGTTGAGCCGAAGGATGTTATTATTCTAGAAGGAATACTAATTTTAGAAGATGAGCGCCTGCGTGACTTAATGGATATTAAACTTTACGTGGATACAGATGCTGATTTAAGAATTATCCGAAGACTGTTGCGAGATATTAAAGAAAGAGGTCGTTCAATTGACTCTGTTATTGAACAATACCTTACTGTTGTCCGTCCAATGCATAATCAGTTTATTGAACCAACGAAGAGATATGCAGATATTATTATCCCTGAAGGCGGACAAAATCATGTAGCAATTGATTTAATGGTAACAAAAATTCAAACAATTCTTGAACTAAACGCCATTTTGTAA